One Massilia sp. 9096 genomic window carries:
- a CDS encoding DUF4380 domain-containing protein produces MSTTRTASLALAIATASAGVQSAPPAASAPTPAPIPTHTLDSGAVQATVTEAIGGRLLSFALAGQPNFLKVDLAAGDPAARVDADAPNVGWMGHEIWAGPQKQWWTHQDVNPARAAAHAPWPPDPYLSLARYTLAHADAASIAFTGPASPVNGLQLDKRFSLVPGKPNSLQLDVGAVNRRERQVAWDLWFNTRAHGDTRVYVPVASRADVRQQAVEPKPDWVPLTWTLADGLFSIDMPAPEADRRHRNGKMLLQPSSGWMAGFHAGQVLLIQFALQPRAAIHPDQGQVELYNDYPADDLGKGLLEMEVHAPYRQLAPGARMAAAETWTLLPYDGPDTRAAHVAFLRAHARALGLGGIGAGR; encoded by the coding sequence ATGTCGACAACACGCACCGCTTCGCTGGCGCTGGCCATCGCAACCGCTTCGGCCGGGGTCCAGTCCGCGCCGCCCGCCGCTTCGGCGCCAACCCCGGCGCCGATCCCGACCCACACGCTGGACAGCGGCGCCGTCCAGGCCACCGTCACCGAGGCCATCGGCGGGCGCCTGCTGTCGTTCGCGCTGGCCGGCCAGCCCAATTTCCTGAAGGTCGACCTGGCCGCCGGCGATCCGGCCGCGAGGGTCGATGCCGACGCGCCCAACGTCGGCTGGATGGGCCACGAGATCTGGGCCGGCCCGCAAAAGCAGTGGTGGACGCACCAGGATGTCAATCCCGCGCGCGCCGCCGCACACGCCCCGTGGCCGCCCGATCCCTACCTCAGCCTGGCGCGCTACACGCTCGCGCACGCCGACGCCGCGAGCATTGCGTTCACCGGTCCGGCCAGCCCGGTCAACGGCCTGCAATTGGACAAGCGCTTCAGCCTGGTGCCGGGCAAGCCGAACAGCCTGCAGCTGGACGTGGGCGCGGTCAACCGGCGCGAGCGCCAGGTGGCCTGGGACCTGTGGTTCAACACGCGCGCGCACGGCGACACGCGCGTGTACGTGCCGGTGGCCAGCCGCGCCGACGTGCGCCAGCAGGCGGTCGAGCCCAAGCCGGACTGGGTGCCGCTGACCTGGACGCTGGCCGACGGCCTGTTCTCGATCGACATGCCGGCGCCGGAAGCGGACCGGCGCCACCGCAACGGCAAGATGCTGCTGCAGCCCTCGAGCGGGTGGATGGCCGGTTTCCACGCCGGCCAGGTGCTGCTTATCCAGTTCGCGCTGCAGCCGCGTGCGGCGATCCATCCCGACCAGGGCCAGGTCGAGCTGTACAACGACTACCCGGCCGACGACCTGGGCAAAGGCCTGCTCGAGATGGAAGTGCACGCGCCGTACCGCCAGCTGGCGCCGGGCGCGCGCATGGCGGCGGCGGAAACCTGGACGCTGCTGCCCTACGACGGCCCGGACACGCGCGCCGCGCACGTGGCGTTCCTGCGTGCGCATGCGCGGGCGCTGGGGCTGGGCGGGATCGGCGCGGGGCGGTAG
- a CDS encoding DUF3943 domain-containing protein, whose protein sequence is MNNPLSRHARLRLAIGAALAAGLAPAAHAASGYAADLTFEQAVQAVQQARRDGLQPAMAQPGSQLDHGAGTRDASPQLDPQTGLPYVSTPGPQPQTQSAPQFDKNGKAYKGYGAAALEILGFQVALNRFDNAFAGPDYHVTLGTIRRNLHSSWVVDRDPFEVNQLGHPYQGSVYYNIARSNGLNFWESMGYAFGGSAVWEVAGESTRPSRNDQITTSFGGTFLGEALYRMANLVMEQGYGLDPGERALAMGVISPALFVNRSMRPGRGSDLFASNNPALYWRWQAGAGTAIKTEAGPAATPARTEAAVDFLLDYGLPGKPGYEYRRPFDYFRFQLRASTLGGIETLGTRGLLFGGPYAAGSDLRGILGIYGSYDYIAPQLFRVASTAVSLGSNAQWRMSDALVLQGHASGGMGYTSTGTVRGTSDREYNYGFAPEAMVSLRLVMGNNLLLDTTAREFFNGRLSNSETGGTDRVVRADASLTWRISGNHALALRYITSRRNFDFPDVTAGHQRRDTLGLYYVYQEAKGFGVVNW, encoded by the coding sequence ATGAACAACCCGCTTTCCCGCCACGCGCGCCTGCGCCTGGCGATCGGCGCCGCGCTGGCCGCCGGCCTAGCGCCGGCCGCCCACGCCGCATCCGGCTATGCCGCCGACCTCACCTTCGAACAAGCCGTGCAGGCCGTCCAGCAAGCCCGGCGCGACGGCCTGCAGCCTGCCATGGCGCAGCCCGGATCCCAGCTCGATCACGGGGCCGGCACCAGGGACGCCAGCCCGCAGCTCGATCCGCAGACCGGCTTGCCGTACGTCTCCACGCCCGGCCCGCAGCCGCAAACCCAGTCGGCGCCGCAGTTCGACAAGAACGGCAAGGCCTACAAGGGCTACGGCGCGGCGGCGCTCGAGATCCTCGGCTTCCAGGTCGCGCTGAACCGCTTCGACAACGCCTTCGCCGGCCCGGACTATCACGTCACGCTCGGTACCATCCGGCGCAACCTGCACAGCAGCTGGGTGGTCGACCGCGACCCGTTCGAGGTCAACCAGCTCGGCCACCCGTACCAGGGCTCGGTGTACTACAACATCGCGCGCAGCAATGGCCTGAACTTCTGGGAATCGATGGGCTACGCATTCGGCGGCAGCGCGGTGTGGGAAGTCGCCGGCGAGAGCACCCGGCCGTCGCGCAACGACCAGATCACCACCAGCTTCGGCGGCACCTTCCTGGGCGAAGCGCTGTACCGCATGGCCAACCTGGTGATGGAGCAGGGCTATGGCCTCGACCCGGGCGAGCGCGCGCTGGCGATGGGCGTGATCTCGCCGGCGCTGTTCGTCAACCGGTCGATGCGGCCCGGGCGCGGTTCCGATCTGTTCGCCAGCAACAACCCCGCGCTGTACTGGCGCTGGCAGGCCGGCGCCGGCACCGCGATCAAGACCGAGGCCGGGCCCGCGGCCACGCCGGCGCGCACCGAAGCCGCGGTCGATTTCCTGCTCGACTACGGCCTGCCCGGCAAGCCCGGGTACGAGTACCGCCGTCCGTTCGACTATTTCCGCTTCCAGCTGCGCGCCTCGACCCTGGGCGGCATCGAGACGCTCGGCACGCGCGGCCTGCTGTTCGGCGGGCCGTACGCGGCGGGAAGCGACCTGCGCGGCATCCTCGGCATCTACGGCAGCTACGACTACATCGCGCCGCAGCTGTTCCGCGTGGCCAGCACCGCGGTCTCGCTCGGCAGCAACGCCCAGTGGCGCATGTCGGACGCGCTGGTGCTGCAGGGCCATGCCTCGGGCGGCATGGGCTACACCTCGACCGGCACCGTGCGCGGCACCTCGGATCGCGAGTACAACTACGGCTTCGCGCCGGAGGCGATGGTGTCGCTGCGCCTGGTGATGGGCAACAACCTGCTGTTGGATACCACCGCACGCGAATTCTTCAACGGCCGCCTGAGCAACTCGGAGACCGGCGGCACCGACCGCGTGGTGCGTGCCGACGCCTCGCTGACCTGGCGCATCTCCGGCAACCACGCGCTGGCGCTGCGCTACATCACCTCGCGCCGCAACTTCGATTTCCCCGACGTCACCGCGGGACACCAGCGGCGCGACACGCTCGGGCTGTATTACGTGTACCAGGAGGCCAAGGGCTTCGGCGTCGTGAACTGGTAA
- the rph gene encoding ribonuclease PH, whose amino-acid sequence MTVSQTHARPSGRADDQLRAIRITRHYTKHAEGSVLIECGDTKVICTASIEDKVPGFLKGKGQGWLTAEYGMLPRSTHSRMDREAARGKQSGRTQEIQRLIGRSLRAAFDLEAFGERTLHLDCDVIQADGGTRTASITGAMVAAYDAFSRLVARGAIAAVPVRHFVAAISVGVVDGVPVLDLDYVEDSGCDTDMNVVMTEHGSFVEVQGTAEGAAFDRAGMNRLLDLADKGIRELVALQKGALDLAGA is encoded by the coding sequence ATGACCGTCAGTCAAACCCATGCGCGCCCGAGCGGCCGCGCCGACGACCAGCTGCGCGCCATTCGCATCACCCGCCACTACACCAAGCACGCCGAGGGCTCGGTGCTGATCGAATGCGGCGACACCAAGGTGATCTGCACCGCCAGCATCGAAGACAAGGTGCCGGGCTTCTTGAAGGGCAAAGGGCAGGGCTGGCTGACCGCCGAATACGGCATGCTGCCGCGTTCCACCCACAGCCGCATGGACCGCGAGGCGGCGCGCGGCAAGCAGTCCGGCCGCACCCAGGAGATCCAGCGCCTGATCGGCCGCTCGCTGCGCGCGGCGTTCGACCTGGAAGCCTTCGGCGAGCGCACCCTGCACCTGGATTGCGACGTGATCCAGGCCGACGGCGGCACCCGCACCGCGTCGATCACCGGCGCCATGGTCGCCGCGTATGACGCGTTCTCGCGCCTGGTGGCGCGCGGCGCGATCGCCGCGGTGCCGGTGCGGCACTTCGTCGCGGCGATCTCGGTCGGCGTAGTGGACGGCGTGCCGGTGCTGGACCTGGACTACGTCGAGGATTCCGGCTGCGACACCGACATGAACGTGGTGATGACCGAGCACGGCAGTTTCGTCGAGGTGCAGGGCACGGCCGAGGGCGCGGCGTTCGACCGCGCCGGCATGAACCGGCTGCTGGACCTGGCCGACAAGGGCATCCGCGAGCTGGTGGCGCTGCAGAAGGGTGCGCTGGACCTGGCCGGCGCATGA
- a CDS encoding PP2C family serine/threonine-protein phosphatase has translation MQFSVYQQSQIGGRKVNQDRMGYSYTRDALLLVLADGMGGHARGEVAATLALQTMSALFRAQAAPYVKKPERFLQEAFEAAHDAIRRYTRERALPESPRTTIVACLVQHNCAVWAHCGDSRLYWLRRGQILARTRDHSHLEHLIAKGQAHESERNTHPDRNKLYNCLGASMPPRVELSRQSSLEPGDVLLLCSDGLWGVLPDSEIVHQLSTHTIVQAVPDMIAMATAIAGSRADNTTALAIQWQGAGATLDAGDASIVSTQMLTEGEVTTRLSGADSDTDPFDEDDIEKAIAEINQAIEKSSQLLK, from the coding sequence ATGCAGTTTTCCGTCTACCAGCAAAGCCAGATCGGCGGACGCAAGGTCAACCAGGACCGCATGGGCTACAGCTACACGCGCGACGCGCTGCTGCTGGTGCTGGCGGACGGCATGGGCGGGCACGCGCGCGGCGAAGTCGCGGCCACGCTGGCGCTGCAGACCATGTCGGCGCTGTTTCGCGCCCAGGCCGCGCCGTACGTGAAAAAGCCCGAGCGCTTCCTGCAGGAAGCCTTCGAGGCGGCGCACGATGCGATCCGGCGCTACACGCGCGAGCGCGCACTGCCCGAGTCGCCGCGCACCACCATCGTCGCCTGCCTGGTGCAGCACAACTGCGCGGTGTGGGCGCACTGCGGCGATTCGCGCCTGTACTGGCTGCGGCGCGGCCAGATCCTGGCGCGCACGCGCGACCACTCGCACCTCGAACACCTGATCGCCAAGGGCCAGGCCCACGAGTCCGAACGCAATACCCACCCCGACCGCAACAAGCTGTACAACTGCCTGGGGGCGTCGATGCCGCCCAGGGTCGAGCTGTCGCGCCAGTCCAGCCTGGAGCCCGGCGACGTGCTGCTGCTGTGCTCCGACGGCCTGTGGGGCGTGCTGCCCGACAGCGAGATCGTGCACCAGCTCTCGACCCACACGATCGTGCAGGCGGTGCCGGACATGATCGCCATGGCCACCGCGATCGCCGGCAGCCGCGCCGACAACACCACCGCGCTGGCGATCCAGTGGCAGGGCGCCGGCGCCACGCTTGACGCCGGCGACGCCAGCATCGTCTCCACCCAGATGCTGACCGAGGGCGAGGTGACGACGCGCCTGTCCGGCGCCGACTCGGACACCGACCCGTTCGACGAAGACGACATCGAAAAAGCGATCGCCGAGATCAACCAGGCGATCGAGAAGTCGTCGCAACTGCTCAAATAG
- a CDS encoding aminotransferase class I/II-fold pyridoxal phosphate-dependent enzyme — translation MHDLSDIADWLQSHALHHESAVHDTLPDPVFKVNGEAAVSFSTNNYLALANHPRLVAAAKDGLDRYGVGNCESRLLGGDLPVYRELERRLGNLKHKTDAVLFVTGYMANIGVLSTLVKAGMLARLHGFRPKKRRKYAYFTDEYNHISIREGILMSGADKHTYRHADMDHLESLLKAADGISPIIVSDGVFSMEGTIAPLPELTGLAEKYGAILYIDDAHATGILGANGGGTSEHYGCYSPTIMQMGTLSKALGAIGGFVALEREMADVLRLTSSAYGFTCPPPPDQANALLAALDLLEEEPQRRARLWDNQRYFVERMRPLGFELTSTSTPIVPVLVKDAKRCQFFQRALREEGIHVDSIQFPAVPVGQARLRFMLNAAHTHAQIDRVVEVMGRLAHIA, via the coding sequence ATGCACGACCTGAGCGATATCGCCGACTGGCTGCAAAGCCACGCCCTCCACCATGAATCGGCGGTGCACGACACCCTGCCGGACCCGGTTTTCAAGGTCAACGGCGAGGCCGCCGTCTCCTTCAGCACCAACAATTACCTGGCCCTGGCCAACCACCCGCGCCTGGTGGCGGCGGCCAAGGATGGCCTGGACCGCTACGGCGTCGGCAACTGCGAGTCGCGCCTGCTGGGCGGCGACCTGCCGGTCTACCGCGAGCTCGAGCGCCGCCTCGGCAACCTCAAGCACAAGACCGACGCGGTGCTGTTCGTGACCGGCTACATGGCCAACATCGGCGTGCTGTCGACGCTGGTCAAGGCCGGCATGCTGGCGCGCCTGCACGGCTTCCGTCCGAAAAAGCGGCGCAAGTACGCCTATTTCACCGACGAGTACAACCACATCAGCATCCGCGAAGGCATCCTGATGTCGGGTGCCGACAAGCACACCTACCGCCACGCCGACATGGACCATCTCGAGTCGCTGCTGAAGGCGGCCGACGGGATCAGCCCGATCATCGTCAGCGACGGCGTGTTCAGCATGGAAGGCACGATCGCGCCGCTGCCCGAGCTGACCGGGCTGGCCGAGAAATACGGCGCCATCCTGTACATCGACGACGCCCACGCCACCGGCATCCTGGGCGCCAACGGCGGCGGCACCTCCGAGCACTACGGCTGCTACAGCCCGACCATCATGCAGATGGGGACCTTGAGCAAGGCGCTGGGCGCGATCGGCGGCTTCGTCGCGCTGGAACGCGAGATGGCCGACGTACTGCGCCTGACCAGCTCGGCCTACGGCTTTACCTGCCCGCCGCCGCCGGACCAGGCCAATGCGCTGCTGGCCGCGCTCGATTTGCTGGAAGAAGAGCCGCAGCGGCGCGCGCGCCTGTGGGACAACCAGCGCTATTTCGTCGAGCGCATGCGTCCGCTGGGCTTCGAGTTGACCTCCACGAGCACCCCGATCGTGCCGGTGCTGGTCAAGGACGCCAAGCGCTGCCAGTTCTTCCAGCGTGCCCTGCGCGAAGAAGGCATCCACGTCGATTCGATCCAGTTCCCGGCGGTGCCGGTGGGCCAGGCGCGCCTGCGCTTCATGCTCAACGCGGCCCACACCCATGCGCAGATCGACCGCGTGGTCGAGGTGATGGGGCGGCTGGCCCATATCGCCTGA
- a CDS encoding nitrate/sulfonate/bicarbonate ABC transporter ATP-binding protein has protein sequence MENNKLIDLRGVSKSFRSPDGSPRTVLEGVDFALAEGEIVALLGKSGSGKSTLLRIIAGLAQADAGMTHYRGRPIRGPVSGIAMVFQSFALFPWLTVQQNVELGLEAQGVAPEQRRERADAMLELIGLAGFGGALPRELSGGMRQRVGIARALVTNPDVLLMDEAFSALDVLTGETLRNDILELWDDSRIPTKGILIVSHNIEEAVMMADRIIILSSDPGRIRNEIKIGLPRPRDADSPAVRALIDEVYGLMTMRAAPAPVPGVPGVPAAARVDYRLPDTDVARIEAVLDLLAASPYDGRADLPQLSEDTELPDEELFPAYEAMVLLGLAHVERGDIALSALGRRYAEAEHTLRQTMFGQQLLEHVPLVARIRQQLEDEPNGALPEEPFLELLEESMEAEEAKRMLEVAIEWGRFGEVYEYDYHTGRLNLPEPEQET, from the coding sequence ATGGAAAACAACAAATTGATCGACCTGCGCGGCGTCAGCAAATCCTTCCGCAGCCCGGACGGCTCGCCACGCACGGTGCTGGAAGGCGTCGACTTCGCGCTGGCAGAAGGCGAGATCGTGGCCCTGCTCGGCAAGTCCGGCTCGGGCAAGTCGACGCTGCTGCGCATCATCGCCGGCCTGGCCCAGGCCGACGCCGGCATGACGCACTACCGCGGCCGCCCGATCCGCGGCCCGGTGTCCGGCATCGCCATGGTGTTCCAGTCGTTCGCGCTGTTCCCGTGGCTGACCGTGCAGCAGAACGTCGAACTCGGGCTGGAAGCGCAAGGCGTCGCGCCCGAGCAGCGCCGCGAACGCGCCGACGCCATGCTCGAGCTGATCGGCCTGGCCGGCTTCGGCGGCGCGCTGCCGCGCGAACTGTCGGGCGGCATGCGCCAGCGCGTGGGCATCGCGCGCGCGCTCGTGACCAACCCCGACGTGCTGCTGATGGACGAGGCGTTTTCGGCGCTCGACGTGCTGACCGGCGAGACGCTGCGCAACGACATCCTCGAACTGTGGGACGACAGCCGGATCCCGACCAAGGGCATCCTGATCGTCTCGCACAACATCGAGGAAGCGGTGATGATGGCCGACCGCATCATCATCCTGTCGAGCGACCCGGGCCGCATTCGCAATGAAATCAAGATCGGCCTGCCGCGCCCGCGCGACGCCGATTCGCCGGCGGTGCGCGCACTGATCGACGAGGTGTACGGCCTGATGACGATGCGCGCGGCGCCGGCCCCGGTGCCGGGCGTGCCGGGGGTGCCGGCTGCCGCGCGGGTCGACTACCGCCTGCCGGACACCGACGTGGCGCGCATCGAGGCCGTGCTCGACCTGCTGGCGGCCAGCCCGTACGACGGCCGCGCCGACCTGCCGCAGCTGTCCGAGGACACCGAACTGCCCGACGAGGAGCTGTTCCCGGCCTACGAGGCGATGGTACTGCTCGGCCTGGCCCACGTCGAACGCGGCGACATCGCCTTGAGCGCGCTCGGACGGCGCTATGCCGAGGCCGAGCACACGCTGCGTCAGACCATGTTCGGCCAGCAGCTGCTCGAACACGTCCCGCTGGTGGCGCGCATCCGCCAGCAGCTCGAGGACGAGCCCAACGGCGCGCTGCCGGAAGAGCCGTTCCTGGAACTGCTGGAAGAAAGCATGGAGGCCGAGGAAGCCAAGCGCATGCTGGAAGTGGCGATCGAGTGGGGCCGCTTCGGCGAGGTGTACGAGTACGATTACCACACCGGGCGCTTGAACCTGCCGGAGCCGGAGCAGGAGACCTGA
- a CDS encoding ABC transporter permease subunit translates to MFELFTPGRTGRSFLASTPNRWDWALLPIVLAVLAAVAYGGMQMARPFTLGQPTPISLDPSYLPYYLLRTILRMFTALGCALLFTFAFAAIASRYRAAEKFMIPLLDVLQSVPILGFQAIAIAPFIALFPGNLLGVECAAIFAIFTSQAWNMAFSLYQSMKTIPPELGEAARVFRLSPWQRFWRLELPYAMPALLWNMMMSMSGGWFFLVAAEAISVANQDIKLPGIGAYIAVAIDQKSGRAIAWAIGAMFAGILLYDQLFFRPLLAWADKFRFEESQGDSAQQSWLLDWGRRSVWMRALTDRMWAAGARSLGWFSLKPDSDAVAAPAPRRLNVNPRLWDLLFGVIALAGIWRFVLFIHSQVGWGEAAHVVGLGLITLARVMLLIALASLIWVPVAVWIGLRPRYAQKVQALAQFLAAFPVNLMFPLVVYALVHAHLSPNVWLSPLMVFGTQWYILFNVVAGASTLPTELRLAADNLGLTGWLKWKRVYLPAVFPSFVTGAITASGGSWNASIVAEYVTWGKTTLVADGLGSYIKQMTDAGDFHRIALGIAVMCVFVMVLNRFFWRKLYLLAEDRSR, encoded by the coding sequence ATGTTCGAACTGTTCACTCCCGGCCGCACCGGCCGCTCCTTCCTGGCCTCGACCCCGAACCGCTGGGACTGGGCGCTGCTGCCGATCGTGCTGGCCGTGCTGGCCGCGGTCGCCTATGGCGGCATGCAGATGGCGCGCCCGTTCACGCTCGGCCAGCCGACCCCGATCTCGCTCGACCCGAGCTACCTGCCCTACTACCTGCTGCGCACCATCCTGCGCATGTTCACGGCGCTCGGCTGCGCGCTGCTGTTCACCTTCGCCTTCGCCGCGATCGCCTCGCGCTACCGCGCCGCCGAGAAGTTCATGATCCCGCTGCTGGACGTGCTGCAGTCGGTGCCGATCCTGGGCTTCCAGGCGATCGCGATCGCGCCTTTCATCGCCCTCTTCCCCGGCAACCTGCTGGGCGTCGAATGCGCGGCGATCTTCGCGATTTTTACATCGCAGGCGTGGAACATGGCGTTTTCGCTGTACCAGTCGATGAAGACGATTCCGCCCGAGCTGGGCGAGGCGGCGCGCGTGTTCCGCCTGTCGCCGTGGCAGCGCTTCTGGCGCCTGGAACTGCCGTACGCCATGCCGGCCCTGCTGTGGAACATGATGATGTCGATGTCGGGCGGCTGGTTCTTCCTGGTCGCGGCCGAGGCCATTTCCGTGGCCAACCAGGACATCAAGCTGCCGGGCATCGGCGCCTACATCGCGGTGGCGATCGACCAGAAGAGCGGGCGCGCCATCGCCTGGGCGATCGGCGCCATGTTCGCCGGCATCCTGCTGTACGACCAGCTGTTCTTCCGCCCACTGCTGGCCTGGGCCGACAAATTCCGCTTCGAGGAATCGCAGGGCGACAGCGCCCAGCAATCCTGGCTGCTCGACTGGGGCCGGCGCAGCGTCTGGATGCGCGCGCTGACCGACCGCATGTGGGCCGCCGGCGCGCGTTCGCTCGGCTGGTTCAGCCTCAAGCCCGACAGCGACGCCGTGGCCGCGCCTGCGCCGCGGCGCCTGAACGTCAACCCGCGCCTGTGGGACCTGCTGTTCGGCGTCATCGCGCTGGCCGGCATCTGGCGCTTCGTGCTGTTCATCCACAGCCAGGTCGGCTGGGGCGAGGCGGCGCACGTGGTCGGCCTGGGCCTGATCACGCTGGCGCGCGTGATGCTGCTGATCGCGCTGGCCTCGCTGATCTGGGTGCCGGTCGCGGTCTGGATCGGCCTGCGCCCGCGCTACGCGCAGAAGGTGCAGGCGCTGGCGCAGTTCCTGGCGGCCTTCCCGGTCAACCTGATGTTTCCGCTGGTGGTCTACGCGCTGGTGCACGCGCACCTGTCGCCCAACGTCTGGCTCAGCCCCCTGATGGTGTTTGGCACCCAGTGGTACATCCTGTTCAACGTGGTGGCCGGCGCCTCGACGCTGCCGACCGAGCTGCGCCTGGCGGCCGACAACCTCGGCCTGACCGGCTGGCTGAAATGGAAGCGCGTGTACCTGCCGGCGGTGTTCCCGAGTTTCGTCACCGGCGCGATCACCGCCAGCGGCGGCTCCTGGAACGCCAGCATCGTCGCCGAGTACGTCACCTGGGGCAAGACCACGCTGGTGGCCGATGGCCTGGGCAGCTACATCAAGCAGATGACCGATGCCGGCGACTTTCATCGCATCGCGCTCGGGATCGCGGTGATGTGCGTGTTCGTGATGGTGTTGAACCGGTTCTTCTGGCGTAAGCTTTACTTGTTGGCCGAAGACCGCAGCCGTTGA
- a CDS encoding carbohydrate porin yields MFRLQHNLLKLAALAALAGVRQADVLAQAQDLAADTQADAHADTPEAWNVHGQSTYIWQLKPSFPAPYTGPESLLPQRETAYSFSGTLAFGWRAWEGGELYVDPEVVQGKALSGLHGLGGMTNGEQQKTSGTNPTFYRARLFLRQTWNLGGDPVKVESDMNQVAGTVSSRRLVLTAGNFALNDVFDNNAYAHDARGQFMNWALLDAGAYDFAADARGYTWGAAIEYIDGDWAIRYGRFLQPAESNGLPLDKRIFKHYGDQVELEHGHKWLGQDGKIRLLAFRNRARMGAFRDALAEAPDNGGVPDVARVRTERSKIGFGVNLEQGLAQDVGVFARASWNDGRSETYSFTEIENALSAGVGAGGARWGRADDNFGVAWVRNGLSKDHRDYLAAGGVGAFIGDGRLDYRPEQIAESYYRIGLGHGLQASVDYQHVVNPAYNARRGPVNVGSIRLHAQF; encoded by the coding sequence ATGTTTCGACTGCAACACAACTTGCTGAAGCTGGCGGCCCTGGCCGCCCTCGCCGGCGTTCGCCAGGCCGATGTGCTGGCGCAAGCCCAGGACCTGGCCGCCGACACGCAGGCCGACGCGCATGCCGACACGCCGGAAGCCTGGAACGTACACGGCCAGAGCACCTATATCTGGCAACTCAAACCGTCTTTCCCCGCCCCCTACACCGGGCCGGAAAGCCTGCTGCCGCAACGCGAGACCGCTTATTCCTTCAGCGGCACCCTCGCCTTCGGCTGGCGCGCCTGGGAGGGCGGCGAGCTGTATGTCGACCCTGAGGTCGTACAGGGCAAGGCCCTGTCCGGGCTGCACGGCCTGGGCGGGATGACCAATGGCGAGCAACAGAAGACCAGCGGCACCAACCCGACCTTCTACCGCGCCCGCCTGTTCCTGCGCCAGACCTGGAACCTGGGCGGCGACCCGGTCAAGGTCGAGTCGGACATGAACCAGGTGGCCGGCACCGTGTCGAGCCGGCGCCTCGTGCTCACCGCCGGCAATTTCGCGCTGAACGACGTCTTCGACAACAACGCCTATGCCCATGACGCACGCGGCCAGTTCATGAACTGGGCTCTGCTCGACGCCGGCGCCTACGATTTCGCCGCCGATGCGCGCGGCTATACCTGGGGCGCGGCGATCGAATACATCGACGGCGACTGGGCGATCCGCTACGGCCGCTTCCTGCAGCCGGCCGAATCGAACGGGCTGCCGCTCGACAAGCGTATCTTCAAGCACTACGGCGACCAGGTCGAACTCGAGCACGGCCACAAATGGCTCGGCCAGGACGGCAAGATCCGCCTGCTGGCCTTCCGCAACCGAGCGCGCATGGGCGCGTTCCGCGACGCCCTGGCCGAGGCGCCCGACAACGGTGGCGTGCCGGACGTGGCGCGCGTGCGTACCGAGCGCAGCAAGATCGGCTTTGGCGTGAACCTCGAGCAAGGACTGGCGCAGGACGTCGGCGTGTTCGCGCGCGCCAGCTGGAATGACGGCCGGTCGGAAACCTATTCCTTCACCGAGATCGAGAACGCCTTGTCTGCCGGCGTCGGCGCCGGCGGAGCGCGCTGGGGTCGCGCCGACGACAACTTCGGTGTCGCATGGGTGCGCAACGGCCTGTCCAAAGACCACCGCGATTACCTGGCGGCGGGCGGCGTGGGCGCCTTCATCGGCGATGGCCGCCTCGACTATCGGCCCGAGCAGATCGCCGAAAGCTATTATCGGATCGGCCTCGGCCATGGACTGCAGGCCTCGGTCGACTACCAGCACGTCGTCAACCCCGCCTACAACGCGAGGCGCGGGCCGGTCAACGTAGGCTCGATCCGCCTGCACGCTCAGTTTTAG